The region CCCGCATTATATTTTCACCAACAAAGTTTGTTCCATTTTTCCATAATCATATTTAGCTCGCACTCAGACTGAACCCATATTTTAGCATTTCTGGATAAATTAGCTCTTTTCTTAGGGGAATCTAAAAGATCCATTATTGCGGATGTTAAAGCTTCATAGTTTTGTTCCGGGATTAACAGCCCGTTCTTTTCATGGTCGATAATTTCACTGGGACCGGAGGGGCAATCAAAGCTAATCGATGGCACTCCCAGCACCATGGCTTCAATCAAAGCATTTGGAAAACCTTCACAAAGCGAAGGCAAAACAAAAACTTCCGCTTTTTTCAAGATACTGTGGGCATTGGAAAGAAACCCCAGTATATGAACTTTTTTCCCCAAATTTAGAGCTGCAACTTGTGCTTCAAGAGCCTTTTGGTCTTCTCCATCCCCTAAAATGACTAAGTGGTGATCCGGGAATTTTTCAAAGATTTTGGGTAAATTCTCAACTAATCCGGGCAAACCTTTATTCTTTGTAATCCGGCCCATGCAACAGATAAATTTTTGAGGCGGAGGAAAAGGAGGAGAGATATAAGAATCTTCCAACGTAACCATATTACGGATAACAGAAACCTTCTCTTCCTCCATAAACTCTTCAGCCCAAGCCTTAACACTTTGTGTCTGAACGACAAGTGCATCAGCAAAGGGGTATAATTTACGGGCCAGATTTTTTTTGTATTCAGAATATTTGGTCTGGGTGCGCGGATCAATACGTTCAGAAATAATAACTCTTACCGGAAGACCAAGGGTTGCCATAATGGTTGGAATATTACTTTTTTCCATAAAAGAAATGACCGTATCATTTCTTTCCATCGTAATTGCTTGGCGTAAATGAATTACATCCCAAGGACAGTCATCCAAATTATTGGGAATATTTATAGGCGGAATACAGATACTTCTAATTGATGGATGGAGTGCATAAACATGAGTGTCAGCTAACGTATTGGTTATCAAGCTAACAGGACGGCCTTGTTCTGCCCAGTAGTTAAGCATATTGGTTAATACCCTTTCCGCTCCGCCTCCGCCCATGGAACGTATGACGGCAGTAATACCCTTGGATTTCATTTTACTTTCCATGTTTAGATTTGTTTGAACTTGGCTTTCAAAGAAAAGCTCTTATTGGAGTTAATATCCTAAATATTTTATCTTTTTTAAAACAATCCATTCAATCTAAGTATCCTGAGAGACGAGGTAAAAGATACAGTCGAAACATATAATTTTCAAGTGAAAGAAAAGCTTTACCAAAGCAAATCAGATTAATTATTCAAAAAAATGAACCACAAAGAGATTACAGAGCTGTAAAATTGTCTTTTAAAAAAACAACCCACCACGCTCACAATTTTGAATATATCTTTTATACCAAGTACATTTTTTTACCATCTTGGTGTATGTGTTAAATATTTTTTTATATTCCATTGTAGTGTTTGTTGCATCGTAATGACGAGTCAAAAACGGCGACCAGTAACTTTTAATTGCTGTATTAAAACTGTCCGGGGCATCCATTGCTTGAAATATTTCAACGCATGTATTCTTTGGAGAAAGTCTATCAATATATTCAATTGATTTTTGTGCCAGTTCGCGTCTGCGAGGCAGATCCAGTATGATTTCAGCTAATTTTTGAACAACATTTTCATAATTAACTTTTATTGTGGGAGCATGGAATAAATATTCAAAGCCACCTTTCTCAAAAAAATTATCAATATTTTCTTGTGTTTCTGTGATTCCAAAAGCCCTTAAGTTGTATTTGAAATCTTTTTTGTTCCTATACTTATAGCCAACATCCAAAACCACACACCCTGCAGCCATGGCTTCCATGGCTGTTCGACCACTGTATATTAGTGAGTTACAAAATATATCTGCAGTTGAATACTCACGTAACATCTGTTCGTGGGGTATTTCTTCTAAAAATTTTAATCCAAACTTAAACCCGTTGGCGCGTAAAGCATCAAAGACCACCAGCCAATCATTCGTCCCTTTGGTCAATCTTTTAGAGGGTGCATGCATGATAATTGGGATTTCGTTGTGAACAGTTCGTTGCGGAATATCACGTTTGAAAAAGAGTCCGAATCCATTAGTAAAGCTTGGTCTTAAAGATAGCGTAGAACTTCCTATTACAACGTCAGCAAAAAGTTCTACCATACGGATATAGTTCAGCTTCTTTTTAAAACTATCTATGTTCTCACTCAGATTGTTATCCCCGTAGGGTAGTCCGCCCCATTTACAGAATTCCCTTTCAAAAGGAGGATAGCGAACTTCAGATCCTACAAAACGTACAATAATCTTCTTTCCCATTTTTTTTAGTAGTGGAAGATCAGAACAATCCTCCATAAAAGAGCTCCACAGAAAGAACACAACGTCCGCCTCCAAGGCTTTTTGCCATGCCATTTCATTATAAAATTTGGTCCACTTTTCTTGTACTTGCGGAGAAAAGTTGTTCTCCCTTTTCATCTTTCCCTTAACTAAAACCGGGATATTTAAATCAACATTGTTACTTGTAAATACATGATCAGTCCTTGTAACAGAAAAAACTTCATGCCCGAGATTTTTAAAGCCTTCTGTATAATCACCAATGAGCGAAGCTACATTGTTCATCCCAATGAAAATTTTCATCTACTTCCTCTAGTTATTTTTTTACAATTACACATGTACCGGAAGCTGGTAAAAAAAGTTCTTCTGGTTTGTCGTGCATAAATTCATCAATAGCTTTAGTGGCTCCCGGACACGCAGAAAAGCCATAGTCATCACAGATGATTATGCCCCCTGAATTCATTCTCGGATAAAAAAAGACTATGGAATCAAAAGTAGGCTGATACAGATCTACATCTATGTGGAGAAAAGAAAATTTTTTTTTTGCTACTTTTTCAAAATGGGTTGGAATCCAACCTTTAAACATTTTGTAACCGCCTTCAAATTCCTTAATATTTTTTACTAACTCTTGCTCAGTTGTTACGAGGTCATTTTTAGACCAGTGATCACCGTCGACTTCTTCCGGTTCAGACAACCCTTCAAAGGAATCAAAAATAAAATGTTTTTTAGGATAGGAAGATTGCAAATTTCTTTTTAAAATCAAGAAGGAAGAAGCTCCTGTATAACTTCCGCATTCTACAGTATCGCCTTCAACAGTTGTTACTTGCTTGAGGTACTGGAGCAAGTTCCAACGTTTAAAGGTATTCATACTATGCTCTTCGTTGAAACGAACCAAGTAATCCGTAAATTCTTGATTATACCACCAATCCAATTGAGGCCAATGGAATCTGTATTCCGGGCATACCACTTTACCAAAAGCGAGTAGCCACCTGAATTGATGATATGAATTTTCAATTTTATCAGGAAGATAGTGCTTATATATCTCTTTAGGAAGCTTAAGAAATTCTTTTTTTATTTTAGCTAAAACATCTTTCATTTGAAATGTTCCATAAAAGTTCTTGGCAGTTTGCTAGATGGCTATGATAATAACATTTATTTCAACAGTTTTAATTGCAGAACAAATTATATATACTCACAAAAAAATATGTCAATAACAAAGAATTACTTCCAAGACAGATGCATTACAAAAAAATGAATAAGTATATTGATCGTATCTACATTACAAGTAATAGTATAAAAAAATAACGAAAAAGGAATAATCACTCAATGCAAAAAATAGCTTTTTTTACAAAAGAAAATACATTTTCTTTTTATAGTCATATTATCAAACACTTCCATCGAAACTTGTTGATATTATTTGCATCGGTGAATTACCACAAGTACGACAAAAGTTTGAAATGAATGGATTTTCATTTTTTCATTATAATGAAAAAAACATTTTTGACTATTCTTTTTGGGTTGTTGATGAATGGGATGTTCTATTTGGATTTATTTCTGAATTAAAAAAAGAAAAATTACAGGGAAAAATAATTTGCGCACTTAGACATCATCTTGATTATAGCGGACGTGATCTTCCTTCAGCTCATTTCAGTATACGGGCCCATAAGTGCATAGCAGCTCCAAGTGATGCTTTTGTAAATGTCATCACTAAAGATAATTTGGATTTGTTCAAACAAGCTACGACCTTTCCAGTACACAGCAAAATAGAATTTGCCTATACTGGTCCATATCACATAGCAGAGTGGACAAAAAAACGAGAACACCAAAAAAAAGAATTTCGTGCAGAACTAGAAGAAACAATTGCTCGCAAACTCCCGGAAGACAAACCGGTTATCGCTTTTTTCAAAGATGAACTTACATATGAAAAATCTATAATTCATGGATTAAAAAAACTATCTAAGCATGCAACGGTTATTTACAAACCATTCGAAGAGAATGATCCATGCATATTAGCTTTGGGCAAGCATGTAACTTTATGGCCCTCCATAAACTATGCCCCAAATTTACTTCGCTTTGCTTCAGACTTTATTTTTGCCGGATATTCTTCAGGAACCCTGTCTTCTTCCATTATGCTCGGGCTAAAAGTTCTTCCGTATTATACTGAGCAGGTATATATAAAAGGGAGAGCTGCAAAAGAACTAGGCTCCTATAAGACTTTTATGCCACGTCCTCCCTACACACACACTAATGCCCGGTGTTTGGCGGGTTATGGAGAATTTTTCGATCTGGAAAACACAGCAAACATTCTAAAGGCTATCAACAGTGAAAATTTCTGGAATAGCTACTCTAAAAGGTTGCCTGAAATTCAAAAGATAGCCTTTGGAGATTATACTCTCGAAGATCCTGAAATCAAAACTTCCAAGCTCATTTTACGTGCATTTATAAAGGGATCGTTTGGGATGGACGCCAGTATTATCAAGATAAAAGAATAGCAGCCAGTTAATATATATCCTCAGAAGAGAGAAGAACTCAACTAATAAATGCCTACAAGCATGGCGGCATGTAATTTGCATTAAAAGTATCTTTTCCCCATCAATAAATATGGAGTTCTTATGAATGTTGCCCTTGGAACAAAAGCAGAAACTTTAAAAGCCTTACTCAATGCGGGTTTTAACGTACCGAAGGTTTTTTATTTTAAAACTGAGGAATGGGAAAAGGATTTAGATGCTATTTTAAACAGTATTTATCAAAATTTTGCTGAATACAATTTTATTATTGTGCGTAGTAGTGCCATTGCTGAGGATGGTCACACTGCTTCTGCAGCGGGTGCTTTTGAATCAATTCTTAATATTGATATTAACAATCGCTGCTTTCTAAAAAAAGCTATAACGAAAGTAATTGCCTCTTATGACCGCTCCGAAGGGGATCAGGTTCTAATCCAACCCATGATTTCTGATATTGAAGCCAGCGGGGTAATTATGACCCGTTGCCTCGAAGATGGATCTCCTTACTATGTAATCAATTATGATGATGAATCAGGAAAAACCGACTCCATTACTGGTGGGAGCGGCGCAAGTAAAACCATCTACATCTATAAAGGTTTTTCTCTGGAAGATTTTAGCTCCAAGCGTGTCAAAAAAATGATGGAGCTTGTTTATTCTTTGGAAAAGGTATTTCTAAAAATTCCATTAGATATTGAATTTGCCCTCGACCGTAACTTTAAGATGCACCTTTTTCAGGTTCGTAAAATTTGCACGGTGAAAAACTGGCACCCAAATGTAGAGAGCATTGTTTCCACCAAAATCCGTTTTGTTGAAAATTTTGTTTCCAACTACTTTAAAAAGCGATTTGGCGTTTTTGGTGAGCGGACAATTTTGGGAGTTATGCCTGATTGGAACCCCGCGGAAATAATAGGAGTCACACCAAAACCTCTTGCGGCCTCGCTATACCGTGAGATTATAACCCGCTCAACATGGAGAAAAAGTAGAGAAATGATGGGGTATAAAAAAAATGCTCCGGAAGAGCTCATGGTTTTGGTGGCCGGTCGACCCTACATTGATGTCCGCAACAGTTTTAACTCCTTTTTACCCGCAGGTCTAAAGCCTGAAGTCGCAGAAAAAGTTGTGAGCGGTTATATTGAGCGTTTGGACAATAACCCTAAATTTCATGATAAAGTTGAATTTGAGATTGCGGCAACTATCTTTGACCCTTGTTTTGATGATAATTTTAAAAGACGTTATCCTAGTCTTTTAACTGAATCCGAATTTAACCAATACAGAGAAAAACTGCTTGAACTGACGAATTTTAATCTCGACCAGAAAAACACCCTGCTGCCTGCTTATGAAAGTATAGAACTGTTAAAATCCCGGCAAAAAATGTACCCGAAGCTTAGTTGCGATATAAGTTTTTTTGAACTGACTTCTATCCTCCGTTCTCTTTTGGATGATTGTATTGAGTTTGGAACAATTCCATTTTCCATTATTGCACGGCACGGTTTTATTGCAGAATCCCTGCTGAGAAGCCTTATACACAAAAAGGGAATCAGCAAGGAACGGGTGGAAGAGTTCAAAAGATCCATCACAACTGTTTCCGGTGAAATGAGCAAACACTTTAATGAAATCTGTTCAAGCGGTGGTGATAATGAAGTCGCAAAAAAAGATTTTATAGCCAAATATGGACATTTGCGCCCTGGAACTTATGACATCCTTTCGTTAAAATACTCAGACAGGGAAAATTTATTTTTAAATATTTCGAGTTGCCAGACAGCAGATCAAATTCACAAAGATTTTGTTTTAAGCTCATCTGAGCGCAAAGCCATGAATAAAATTTTAACAGGAAGCGGAATAGAAAGCGTTGATGCAGAGTTTTTCCTTGAATACGCCGCCAAAGCTATTTCCGGCAGGGAATATGCCAAATTCATCTTTACAAGAAACCTGTCCCTCATCCTTGACGGCCTTGGTTTGTGGGGAGAAAAAATAGGGTTGGCCAAGGAAGAAGTAGCCATGCTTAACCTGCCTGACATAATGGATTCGCTTTACTCTCATCTCGATAGTTCTGTTTATGGACATTATGAAGAATTGGTCCGCAAAGGTAAAAAGCAGTATGAGTTGGCAAACTACTTCAAGTTAAGCTACTTGATCCGCTCTTCTGCTGACGTTTATGTTGTTCCCCAGCATCGATGTGCTCCAAATTTTATTACCAGCAAAAGAGTTGAAGCGCCCATAGTTATCGTCAGCAACACTTCCACGGAAAGTGAAAACCTGGCAGGGGCAATCGTTTGTATTGAAAGTGCAGACCCAGGGTATGACTGGATTTTTACCCGTAAGATAGCAGGGCTGGTGACCAAGTACGGTGGTACCAACTCACACATGGCTATCCGCTGTGCAGAGTATGGATTGCCCGCAGTAATTGGTTGTGGGGAAATGCTTTATGATAAAATAAGTGGTGCCAGCTTTTGCTGTCTTGATGCGGACCTAAAAAAGATTACCCCTTGCGAGATGAAATAGCCATGTCCTTAAAAATTGGTTTGACCATGCGTAGCTGTGACGCAGTAGAGTATGTGGAGCCACGTCATGGATTAGCCCTTGATTGGATTCCATTCATGAAGAATGTTTTTTCTGAGGCTGTTTGGACAGGAATTCCCAATCTGGGGAAAGATGCGGTGCGCCATATAAGAGGTCTTGGAATAAACGCTTTAATCCTTACCGGCGGTGAGGATTTCGGTAAAAATCCTGCCCGTGATGAGTTGGAGTTTGAGCTTATCAAATTCTGCCTTGATAACAGCCATCCAATCTTAGGGATTTGCCGTGGAATGCAGGTTTTAAATTTTTATTTTGGGGGACGAATTTCTTCTGTTGCCAGAGAAAAGCATGTGGCAACAAATCACAAAATATTTTTAAAAAGAGAAATTTGCGGAGTAACAAAAATTGAAGTAAATTCCTTTCATGCCAATGGGATATCAAGATGTGATCTAGCCTCAGATTTAATACCGATTGCTGTTGATGAAGATGAAAATATTGAAGCTTTCTATCAAGCTGAAAATAAAATACTGGGTCTAATGTGGCACCCTGAGCGAACATCAAAATCAAACCGTATTGATTATGAATTAATCCACCTTTTTTTTGGGGGAGGGAACTATGAATAACGTAGATATTGCTATGGTTGCCATTAAAAGAAGTGAATATGAGGGACTTTGTGCTTTTGCCAAGATATTACAGGAAAAAGGGCTGACAGTTGCTTTTTTTCATAAGAAAAATATAGGGTTTATTCCTGAAGATAGCCGGAATAGTTTTTTTTTACATTTTGAAATTGAAGAGAGTAAGACTTTAGCTGAAACTGCAAAAATTTTCATCGCAAATGATGGTTTAAGTTCTTTTTTACCCCGCTTTTTTACGGCAAAAATTATCGCGTTTAACCATGCATTTGATGTGTCTGAAGATCTCTCTAATTCATTAAAGCGTTACTATTCACAATTTGCGGGTCTTGTGGACTATTATTTTATAGCTCGGATGAAAAATAAAAGATGTGTTTCTTTAGATATTGAAAACGACTTTAATGAACTTTATCCTCAAAACTTTGTAAAAATTTCTATCATACAAGGCATCGCAATAACTTCACAATAGTTTTCTCCGGCTATGTTAGTATTGAAAATTCCCGCCGTATTTGTAAAGAAAAATGTATACAGAAAGGAGACGCCATCCTTTTTGCTCCTGTGAATTCCAGCAATGCTATCAGCACGAATCCCATACAAATACATTTGAAAATCTTAATTGCACTTTTAATTAGATTACCTGAAAAAATAATATGTTATAGACCTTCTCCCAATGATAAAAGAGCTGATGAAATACTAAGCATCACGAATAGATTAAAAAAATACGCTAATTTCTATTTAGATACATCCAAAAATATCACAGACCAATATTATAAATATTCTATCCTTGTAACAGATCAATCCAATATTAGAGTAACGTATACTCTTTCAACATATCAGCCCTATGTACAATATATAGAATCGGAAAACAGCATAGCAAAAGAAGAACTTGGCTACAGAGCAGGAAACATTGAAGGATTATTGGGTGCAATTCTTCTTGCATATATCAACCAGAAGAAGGGATCAAATCCTATTGAAGATTTTTTAAATAAGAACTTTCCTAATGATTCAGAAAAACAATTTGCCAATGATATCTTAAAAATTTTTAATAACGAAGTTTCTTTAGATTGGACAACACTAAAAACAAATCCTAACAAGCTGTTTAATAGCGACTTGGATTACGATTCGCTTATAAGAATTCTTGAACTTCAAGAGCGAAAAATCAGGGAAGCATCTGGTATCCGGGTTTCAATCACTCGCCAAGCCGTATGCAAGCATCCTGACGATGCACGGATCAGAGCGTTATATATCATGCCCAAATACAGCATGGCAGTTCTGCTTTTCAAATAAAAACAGATTTAAGCAATTTGAAAAGTATGGATAATGGTCTAGAAGAGCTGGAAAAACTTCCTTTAACAAAAAAACAGATTCTAAAAATGATGTTCAACTTACTCTGAAGGTAAAAAGATTATGCAGGCGATTATTTTAGCCGCAGGACGTGGTTCACGAATGAAAGAGGCAACCAAAGATCTACCCAAATGCCTAGTAGAACTTATGGGCAAACCCCTTTTGCATTGGCAGCTTGAAGCATTACGCAAGGGCGGATCTAGCGATATTCTTGTCGTACGCGGTTATTTGGCAGAAAAGTTGAGCGGTGATTTTTCTACCGTGGACAACTTGCGCTGGGCTGACTCAAATATGGTTGAGACTATGCGTCACGCTTCCGCATGGCTGGGAAAAGGCCCTTCTATTATTGCCTATTCCGATATAGTTTACAGTGCAGAGCATGTGCAAGCCCTAAATAAAAGCAAGTACGATATTTCGATAACTTACGATTCTCTTTGGGAAAATCTTTGGAAAATACGTTTTGAGGATCCCTTAAGCGATGCGGAAACTTTTCGCGAAGCGGACGGAAAACTTTTGGAGATAGGCGGCAAGGCGACAAGCATTGATGAAATCAAAGGCCAATACATGGGGTTATTGCGCTTGACTTCTCGTGGCTGGGCTATTTTTTCAGACCTGTTCTCTGAGTTGGGACAAAAAAAAGTGGATAAACTGGACATGACTGCTTTGTTGCGTTTACTCCTTGATAAAGGAATAGAAATAGGCGCTGTTTCAGTAGCCGGCAAATGGGCTGAAGTTGATTCCATGGAAGACCTTATAGTCTATGAAAATATTTTAGCCCAAACAAAGGCTTGGAGCCATGATTGGCGGTAATTAAAGGAGTTGAAAATGAAACATGGTGATTTTACGGGATTAGCAAAGGATTATAGCCGGTACCGCCCTGGGTATTCAGGATTTATTGTTGATTTTATTTGCGATGCGGTAAAAGGGAAATTGGGAAACGAGGGATTAAAGGCTGTTGACGCTGGGGCAGGAACAGGCATTTTTAGCCGCATGCTGGCAGAGAGAGGTTTTTCTGTTCTGGCAGCTGAGCCCAATAATGATATGCGCAAATTTGGTATTAAGGATTGTGAAAACTATGATGTTACATACATTGAAAGCCCTGCTGAAAAAATAGATACAGAAGATAATTCCTGCCATTTAATTACTATGGCTTCATCCTTCCACTGGCCAGATTTTGATCAGGCAATACAGGAATTTAATCGAATTTTGAAATCTAATGGGGTGTTCACTGCCCTTTGGAATACAAGAGCCGTTGAAAGAGATTCCATTACAGCGGATATTGAAAAATATTTGCAGGACCTTGTTCCTGAAATGAAAAGAAAATCGTCTGGACGATCTGAGTTTTGTGATAATTTAACAGACCGTTTATCTAAATGTGGTTCTTTTGGAGATGCAGCATATTTAGAAAGTTTTCATGTAGAAAAACAAACCATTGACCATTATATTGGCCTTTGGCGTTCTGTAAACGATGTTCAAGTTCAAGCTGGCCCTGAAAGATTTGAGAAGTTCATTAATTACATAAAAGAAAGAACAAATGGTGAGCCATACATTAACGCACACTATCAAACCCGTGTATGGGTCGCTCAAAAGAGATAATTATGAAAGGCAAAGTAATTTGGCTAACAGGTCTGTCAGCATCTGGAAAATCAACAATAGCCCATGAGATACAGCAACTCCTCAAAAAGCGGAAAATAATTCCGCTACTGCTTGATGGAGATGAGTTTCGTGAGGCTGTGGCTGATCACAACTGCGGACATGACCCCAAAAACAGGATTATAAATGCATATCGAATTAGCCGCTTTGCCAATTTAGCAGTAAGGCAGGGACTGGTGGTCATTGTGGCCACTATGTCCCTTTACCATGAAATCCATAATTGGAACCGTAATAATTTTCCTGATTACTACGAGGTACTTATTAAGGCTGATTTAGAAACATTAAAACAAAGGGACCCTAAAGGGTTGTATAAAAATTTTAGCAGTGGAGATGCCCAAAATATTCCCGGAATGGATTTAGAACCCGAATTTCCTTTAAATCCAGACTTGATAATAGAAAATAACGGGCAAATCAATGAAGTTAAAAAAGTAGCAAAAAGAATATTAAATAATTGCGATCTTCTATAATCTAACAGCCAGATTAGTCACAAAGTCTTTCGAAAAGACAAATACAAAATAGCCTTCATTGTACATGGTGTTATTTTTAAATCCTATAAGTCTACTATTGAAAATATACCTCTGGACCTGATCCATATTTTTTACAATTCTTATCTTCCAATTGAAACGTAAGCGCCCAAACACCTGCATCTTCCATTAATTTTCTCACATGACATACTTCCTCCCATTCAAGGAGGATGAATATGACAAGCAAGCAATGTCACTGAAAAAACATATTGCAGCATGGGAAAACAGTGCTCTTTCTCAAGCTGAGTATTGCCGCACGCACGGTCTTTCATATAAAGGTTTCGGGTATAATAAGCGCAAAATTTCTGTGGCAGCAGAACCTTAGAAAGTTATTCCAATTCCGCATATCGTGTCCCGAATGGAAGAACTGAAGCAGAACTGTAAACCGATAAAACTTTGTATGGGCGGGAAATTCCATTTAGAAATTGAATCTGATTTTTGTCAGCGCACTTTGAAGCAGCGACTTGAAGTGATTGTCTTCTAATGCTCTAGATTGATTCAAAAACTCAGGTGTTCATTGTTCTCGGGACAACGGACATGCGTAAAGCTATCAAAGGTTTGTCCATTGTCGTCGCAGATTATCTAGATTTGAATGTTTTTTTCGGTAACTTCTTTGTTTTCTGCAATCGCAATAGAATTTTTGTTAAAATTCGTTATTGGGATCGTAACGGCTTTTGTCTCTGGCAAAAACGTTTTGAAAAACATCGGTTTTCATGGCCTGAATCAGAAGGAGAGGTATTAGAATTAAGCCATCGACAATTGCGCTGGATTTTAGATGGTCTTGATCCAATGCAGGTAAAATGACATCCCTGTTTAAGCTATAAGAACATACTTTTATCATTTTAATTAATTGATATTTGTGAGCTGATTAAATAGATTAAGCATTATGAAAACTGCTGATTTATCTAATGACCCCAAGGATCTTAAATGGTCTGAAGCTGCCGATTGACCAGAATAGGCGAAGTCATCAGTGAAAAACTTGATATAATACCTCAGAAAATCACAGTGAAACTACATATCTGCCACAAATACGCCTGTCGTAGTTGCGAAGGCTTAGAGGGTGATGG is a window of Desulfovibrio sp. UCD-KL4C DNA encoding:
- the tnpB gene encoding IS66 family insertion sequence element accessory protein TnpB (TnpB, as the term is used for proteins encoded by IS66 family insertion elements, is considered an accessory protein, since TnpC, encoded by a neighboring gene, is a DDE family transposase.), encoding MFIVLGTTDMRKAIKGLSIVVADYLDLNVFFGNFFVFCNRNRIFVKIRYWDRNGFCLWQKRFEKHRFSWPESEGEVLELSHRQLRWILDGLDPMQVK
- a CDS encoding PEP/pyruvate-binding domain-containing protein, which codes for MNVALGTKAETLKALLNAGFNVPKVFYFKTEEWEKDLDAILNSIYQNFAEYNFIIVRSSAIAEDGHTASAAGAFESILNIDINNRCFLKKAITKVIASYDRSEGDQVLIQPMISDIEASGVIMTRCLEDGSPYYVINYDDESGKTDSITGGSGASKTIYIYKGFSLEDFSSKRVKKMMELVYSLEKVFLKIPLDIEFALDRNFKMHLFQVRKICTVKNWHPNVESIVSTKIRFVENFVSNYFKKRFGVFGERTILGVMPDWNPAEIIGVTPKPLAASLYREIITRSTWRKSREMMGYKKNAPEELMVLVAGRPYIDVRNSFNSFLPAGLKPEVAEKVVSGYIERLDNNPKFHDKVEFEIAATIFDPCFDDNFKRRYPSLLTESEFNQYREKLLELTNFNLDQKNTLLPAYESIELLKSRQKMYPKLSCDISFFELTSILRSLLDDCIEFGTIPFSIIARHGFIAESLLRSLIHKKGISKERVEEFKRSITTVSGEMSKHFNEICSSGGDNEVAKKDFIAKYGHLRPGTYDILSLKYSDRENLFLNISSCQTADQIHKDFVLSSSERKAMNKILTGSGIESVDAEFFLEYAAKAISGREYAKFIFTRNLSLILDGLGLWGEKIGLAKEEVAMLNLPDIMDSLYSHLDSSVYGHYEELVRKGKKQYELANYFKLSYLIRSSADVYVVPQHRCAPNFITSKRVEAPIVIVSNTSTESENLAGAIVCIESADPGYDWIFTRKIAGLVTKYGGTNSHMAIRCAEYGLPAVIGCGEMLYDKISGASFCCLDADLKKITPCEMK
- a CDS encoding phosphocholine cytidylyltransferase family protein → MQAIILAAGRGSRMKEATKDLPKCLVELMGKPLLHWQLEALRKGGSSDILVVRGYLAEKLSGDFSTVDNLRWADSNMVETMRHASAWLGKGPSIIAYSDIVYSAEHVQALNKSKYDISITYDSLWENLWKIRFEDPLSDAETFREADGKLLEIGGKATSIDEIKGQYMGLLRLTSRGWAIFSDLFSELGQKKVDKLDMTALLRLLLDKGIEIGAVSVAGKWAEVDSMEDLIVYENILAQTKAWSHDWR
- a CDS encoding adenylyl-sulfate kinase; this encodes MKGKVIWLTGLSASGKSTIAHEIQQLLKKRKIIPLLLDGDEFREAVADHNCGHDPKNRIINAYRISRFANLAVRQGLVVIVATMSLYHEIHNWNRNNFPDYYEVLIKADLETLKQRDPKGLYKNFSSGDAQNIPGMDLEPEFPLNPDLIIENNGQINEVKKVAKRILNNCDLL
- a CDS encoding IS66 family transposase zinc-finger binding domain-containing protein — protein: MTRIGEVISEKLDIIPQKITVKLHICHKYACRSCEGLEGDGPTVKIASMSSAIN
- a CDS encoding glycosyltransferase, which produces MKSKGITAVIRSMGGGGAERVLTNMLNYWAEQGRPVSLITNTLADTHVYALHPSIRSICIPPINIPNNLDDCPWDVIHLRQAITMERNDTVISFMEKSNIPTIMATLGLPVRVIISERIDPRTQTKYSEYKKNLARKLYPFADALVVQTQSVKAWAEEFMEEEKVSVIRNMVTLEDSYISPPFPPPQKFICCMGRITKNKGLPGLVENLPKIFEKFPDHHLVILGDGEDQKALEAQVAALNLGKKVHILGFLSNAHSILKKAEVFVLPSLCEGFPNALIEAMVLGVPSISFDCPSGPSEIIDHEKNGLLIPEQNYEALTSAIMDLLDSPKKRANLSRNAKIWVQSECELNMIMEKWNKLCW
- a CDS encoding TylF/MycF/NovP-related O-methyltransferase, whose protein sequence is MKDVLAKIKKEFLKLPKEIYKHYLPDKIENSYHQFRWLLAFGKVVCPEYRFHWPQLDWWYNQEFTDYLVRFNEEHSMNTFKRWNLLQYLKQVTTVEGDTVECGSYTGASSFLILKRNLQSSYPKKHFIFDSFEGLSEPEEVDGDHWSKNDLVTTEQELVKNIKEFEGGYKMFKGWIPTHFEKVAKKKFSFLHIDVDLYQPTFDSIVFFYPRMNSGGIIICDDYGFSACPGATKAIDEFMHDKPEELFLPASGTCVIVKK
- a CDS encoding bifunctional 2-polyprenyl-6-hydroxyphenol methylase/3-demethylubiquinol 3-O-methyltransferase UbiG, with translation MKHGDFTGLAKDYSRYRPGYSGFIVDFICDAVKGKLGNEGLKAVDAGAGTGIFSRMLAERGFSVLAAEPNNDMRKFGIKDCENYDVTYIESPAEKIDTEDNSCHLITMASSFHWPDFDQAIQEFNRILKSNGVFTALWNTRAVERDSITADIEKYLQDLVPEMKRKSSGRSEFCDNLTDRLSKCGSFGDAAYLESFHVEKQTIDHYIGLWRSVNDVQVQAGPERFEKFINYIKERTNGEPYINAHYQTRVWVAQKR
- a CDS encoding gamma-glutamyl-gamma-aminobutyrate hydrolase family protein (Members of this family of hydrolases with an active site Cys residue belong to MEROPS family C26.) translates to MSLKIGLTMRSCDAVEYVEPRHGLALDWIPFMKNVFSEAVWTGIPNLGKDAVRHIRGLGINALILTGGEDFGKNPARDELEFELIKFCLDNSHPILGICRGMQVLNFYFGGRISSVAREKHVATNHKIFLKREICGVTKIEVNSFHANGISRCDLASDLIPIAVDEDENIEAFYQAENKILGLMWHPERTSKSNRIDYELIHLFFGGGNYE